GTGGGGAGGGAGCGGAGCGAGCGATAGAGCCACGGATACGTATGAACGCACTTGTTCCAGTATGTTGTCGCCGGCGTGTAGGATTCAAAATTCGAGGTGCGAAATCCAAAACCATTCTCGCGGTGCGGTCGCGCGCTCCCCTTCCGTAATCAACCCGCGGTTTCGGCCTTTCCGTTCCCGCCCAGACCATTTTTGCCCTGAAAAAAACCCAGCGATCCGCTCCGAAACGCATCCCGCCGTCCACACCAAACATCGCCGAACGCATCTTACGGCTCCACCTCACCGATCCGGGGCAACCACCCCTGGACCAATCAGCGCCCGCCTCCCCCTCCGTATAAACCCAGCAGCCCcgctcctcctctcctcccatctcgCCCCAAATCCCCCACCTTCTTCCAGCACACCCAACGCACCCGCAAATCCCCCACTCTCCCGAACCAGCGATGGCCCCCAAGGCGGAGAAGAAGCCGGCGGCGAAGAAGCCCGCGGAGGAGGAGCCCGCGGCGGAGAAGGCGGCCGAGAAGGCCCCGGCGGCGAAGAAGCCCAAGGCGGAGAAGCGGCTGCCGGCGGGCAAGACGGCGTCcaaggaggccggcggcgaggcgaAGACGAGGGGCCGGAAGAAGGGCAGCAAGGCGAAGAAGAGCGTGGAGACGTACAAGATCTACATCTtcaaggtgctgaagcaggtgcacCCCGACATCGGCATCTCCTCCAAGGCCATGTCcatcatgaactccttcatcaacgacatcttcgagaagctcgccgccgaggccgccaagctcGCCCGCTACAACAAGAAGCCCACCATCACCTCCCGGGAGATCCAGACCTCCGTCCGCCTCGTCCTCCCCGGGGAGCTCGCCAAGCACGCCGTCTCCGAGGGCACCAAGGCCGTCACCAAGTTCACCTCCTCCTAGATTGCATCTGCATTGcttgtatctatctatctatctatctagtaGCGACTGTAGCTGGTTCTGTTACTTCAGTGCTTGTCGACTCTGGTTATCTGGAACTACAAGTGGTATTAGTGCTGGAAGGGGAATCGATTGAATTTGTGCTTCTTTCGGCAGCTGATTTTTCAAAAGTAGTGGTTCATTTCATCAGCCTGATATTCTGCATTAGGTGAGTGTGATTATCGTTAAATAAGAGCATTCCAATGGTTGCCTTGCCATGTATGGTTCTTGTTTTGGTAGTAGTTTGCTTTGCTTATCCACAAGTATCAGCCAATTGGTTAGGCTGGAGCAGCTTCGTTCTGATCCTATTGACGGTGTTACTCTGAAAATTGTTAAGCGTGAGAAAATTAGA
Above is a window of Triticum dicoccoides isolate Atlit2015 ecotype Zavitan chromosome 5B, WEW_v2.0, whole genome shotgun sequence DNA encoding:
- the LOC119307510 gene encoding histone H2B.2-like; translation: MAPKAEKKPAAKKPAEEEPAAEKAAEKAPAAKKPKAEKRLPAGKTASKEAGGEAKTRGRKKGSKAKKSVETYKIYIFKVLKQVHPDIGISSKAMSIMNSFINDIFEKLAAEAAKLARYNKKPTITSREIQTSVRLVLPGELAKHAVSEGTKAVTKFTSS